The genomic interval TATGTAATAATATTTTCTAGTAATTTTAATAACGTCGTTTCTCTTCGTTCATTTGTCCGAAGTGGACTTTTTGCTCGAACAAGAAAAATATTACGAAGTGTCTTTTTTGCCACTGTAATTATGACCTTTGATAACACCAATACAAGGATAATTTTAATAATCGTGTCTGTTAGGGCTATCCATGTCGCCTCGTTTGAAATTTTATCCATAAATTGATTATACATACGCACTGAATAATCCATACATTCCCACCTATCTCTTTCAATAAAACGATCTATATTATTTTATCATCAATAAACTCTTTTTCTACAAAAAGCTATACACAATAACATAGTAAAACGATATTTTTTTATAAGCACGCAGGAATATATCAGGATTTTCTTTAATATATATTATAGGATATTCTTAATAAAGAACATACACTTCTACTTAACATCCCTCATTTTAACTACTTGTACGTATAATTTTCCATTTTCTACCGTATACTGATTACTAATCATTTTAGAAAGGAGTGGGGCCTATGACGATAAATTCTAGTATATTTAATCATGACAATAGACTGAGCCGCATTCTACACGAGGACTCAGATGCATCATACAAAATATCAAAAGAATTACTAAATCTTCTTCCTAAAGAAAAACTCCAACCCATTGTCTTTGTATGCATCGGTACAGATCGTTCAACAGGTGATTCTCTTGGCCCACTAGTTGGCACACTTTTAAAAGAAAAAAAGACGTCTACCTCTTCCTTCTATGTATACGGTACGTTAGCAGAACCCATTCATGCCATGAATTTAGAGGAAAAGTTAGCGGAAATTGAGAAGTTGCATACTAATCCATTTATTATTGGAATTGACGCTTGTCTCGGTAAAGTAAGAAGTGTTGGCATCGTCCAAATTGGAGAGGGGCCTGTTAAACCAGGGGCTGGAGTTAATAAGGAGCTACCATCTGTCGGTCATGCCCATATTACAGGAATCGTAAATGTTAGTGGGTTTATGGAGTTCATGGTTTTACAAAATACCCGCTTAAACCTTGTACTAAATATGGCTAAAACAATTGCAGATGGCATTCACTCCACCCATCTTCAATTCAACCTCAAACATAATTTTCAACCACTTCCTTGGTCCATCAATCAAGAAAAAACGTTATAAACGAAAAACGTGAGCAGTTTTACCCACTCACGTAACACATTCAATGATTCCAAAAAGGGAAGGCGTGGGAAGTCCCCGTCTTTCCTTTTTTTCATGGCTATCATTAATGAATATTGTTGATTGATACATTTTTTTACAGAACCTTTTTCATATTATAAAAATAAATAAACAAACGATACAAATATACCAACGACTAGCATTCCAGGTAACAGGTTAGCGGCTCTAATTTTGGTTAATCCCATAATATTCAGTCCAATAACAGCAATCATTAATCCGCCTGTAGCTGTCATTTCAGCAATAAACATGTCCATCAACCCAGATGGAATCCACCGATCAATTTGTGTTGCTAAAAGGGCAATAACCCCCTCATACAAAATAATAGGGATGACTGAAAACAAAACGCCGATCCCTAATGTACTCGAAAGAATAATCGCTGTAAAGCCATCAATAATGGCCTTTGTAATTAACACTGTATGATCATTCCGAATTCCACTATCTAAGGCGCCTAAAATAGACATGGCTCCAATACAAAAGATGAGCGTTGCTGTCACAAACCCTTGTGAAATAGACGTTCCCTCTGTTTGTTTCATTTTACTTTCAATCCATTTTCCTAACGCATTTAAATGCTTCTCTATATCAATCCATTCTCCAATGACCGCTCCGATTACAATACTTAAAATAACAATTAAATATTGTTCACTTTTAAAGGTCATTTGTAATCCCATAACAGCGACCGCTAAACCAATCCCACTCATCACGGTTTCTTTCACTTTTTCAGGGATATTTTGTAGAAACCTACCAACAATTGCTCCAATAGCAATACATGCTGCATTCACTAATGTTCCTAATAAGACCATAATCTCTCCGCCAGTTGTTATTATCCATTCTCTTGATTAATTAATTCTAATATACGAGTTAAATCTTCTTGAGAGAAAAACTCAATTTCAATTTTTCCTTTTTTCTTACTTTGCT from Peribacillus asahii carries:
- the yyaC gene encoding spore protease YyaC, producing MTINSSIFNHDNRLSRILHEDSDASYKISKELLNLLPKEKLQPIVFVCIGTDRSTGDSLGPLVGTLLKEKKTSTSSFYVYGTLAEPIHAMNLEEKLAEIEKLHTNPFIIGIDACLGKVRSVGIVQIGEGPVKPGAGVNKELPSVGHAHITGIVNVSGFMEFMVLQNTRLNLVLNMAKTIADGIHSTHLQFNLKHNFQPLPWSINQEKTL
- a CDS encoding DUF554 domain-containing protein, giving the protein MVLLGTLVNAACIAIGAIVGRFLQNIPEKVKETVMSGIGLAVAVMGLQMTFKSEQYLIVILSIVIGAVIGEWIDIEKHLNALGKWIESKMKQTEGTSISQGFVTATLIFCIGAMSILGALDSGIRNDHTVLITKAIIDGFTAIILSSTLGIGVLFSVIPIILYEGVIALLATQIDRWIPSGLMDMFIAEMTATGGLMIAVIGLNIMGLTKIRAANLLPGMLVVGIFVSFVYLFL